One window of Chroococcidiopsis sp. TS-821 genomic DNA carries:
- the acpP gene encoding acyl carrier protein, whose translation MSEAEIFEKVKKIVTEQLSVEADKVTPPANFANDLGADSLDTVELVMALEEEFDIEIPDEAAEQITTVQQAVDYISNKVTASA comes from the coding sequence ATGAGCGAAGCGGAAATTTTTGAAAAAGTCAAGAAAATTGTGACCGAGCAACTCAGTGTTGAAGCCGATAAGGTAACACCACCCGCAAACTTTGCGAACGATCTAGGGGCTGACTCGCTGGATACTGTTGAACTCGTGATGGCTTTGGAGGAAGAATTCGATATCGAAATCCCCGATGAGGCAGCGGAACAAATTACAACGGTGCAACAAGCGGTAGATTACATCAGCAATAAAGTGACGGCATCGGCTTAG
- a CDS encoding Hsp20/alpha crystallin family protein, with translation MALVHWQPFQEINALRRQMDRMFDELAGFNRELKGSWMPAIEMQDREAHIILRAELPGVDPKDLDVQVARDTVTITGETRRDQEVEDRGFWQSEFRYGKFQRTISLPVAVENERVEASYKDGILTLTLPKVAEAINRVVHVNLTGDKAAIAGSDSIHTTVDVTSESETQNKS, from the coding sequence ATGGCATTAGTACATTGGCAACCATTTCAAGAAATCAATGCTTTGCGGCGTCAAATGGATCGGATGTTTGACGAACTTGCAGGATTCAATCGAGAATTAAAAGGCAGTTGGATGCCTGCAATTGAGATGCAAGATCGCGAAGCACATATTATCTTACGTGCTGAACTGCCTGGGGTAGATCCTAAAGATCTTGACGTACAAGTAGCCCGCGATACGGTCACAATTACGGGTGAAACTCGTCGAGACCAGGAAGTAGAAGATCGTGGATTTTGGCAGTCTGAATTCCGTTATGGTAAGTTTCAAAGAACAATTTCATTACCAGTAGCTGTTGAAAATGAACGCGTAGAAGCCAGCTACAAAGATGGAATTCTAACTTTGACGCTACCTAAGGTTGCTGAAGCCATCAATCGTGTTGTACATGTTAACTTAACAGGAGATAAAGCAGCGATCGCTGGTTCTGATTCAATCCATACAACAGTAGATGTAACAAGTGAATCAGAAACTCAAAATAAAAGCTAA
- a CDS encoding class I SAM-dependent methyltransferase, with protein MIQLFIRLSPPPYKQKIREIWLQYLLHRTIRKIASMPLGQIPTRKMLADLQLGWGNYSFAANLDYLEAVAKRAIQASEPILECGSGLTTIILGLLAGRRGVAVFSFEHMPQWRLHVLSVLQKHGIPAVNVCLAPLQDYGNFAWYKPPLSILPQQFELIICDGPPGKTPGGRYGLLPVMRQYFSPTNTILLDDADRPGEMETLEKWRREAGVKVEMQQMPQGTYAVITHH; from the coding sequence ATGATTCAGCTATTTATTCGTTTATCACCACCTCCATATAAACAGAAAATTAGAGAAATTTGGTTGCAATATTTATTGCATCGCACAATCAGAAAAATTGCATCGATGCCACTAGGACAAATTCCAACACGCAAAATGTTAGCAGACTTGCAACTTGGCTGGGGAAATTATAGTTTTGCGGCTAACTTAGATTATCTTGAGGCAGTCGCAAAAAGAGCAATTCAAGCGTCGGAGCCAATTTTAGAGTGTGGTAGTGGATTGACAACGATTATTTTAGGATTGCTTGCTGGTCGGCGTGGAGTTGCAGTCTTCTCATTTGAACATATGCCGCAGTGGCGATTGCATGTTCTCAGTGTATTGCAAAAACACGGTATACCCGCAGTTAATGTTTGTTTAGCGCCACTACAAGACTATGGCAATTTTGCTTGGTACAAACCGCCTTTAAGTATTTTACCTCAGCAATTTGAGTTAATTATTTGTGATGGACCTCCAGGTAAAACTCCTGGAGGTCGTTATGGACTTCTACCCGTCATGAGGCAGTATTTTTCCCCCACAAACACGATTTTGCTTGACGATGCCGATCGCCCTGGTGAGATGGAAACACTAGAAAAATGGAGACGCGAGGCAGGAGTAAAGGTAGAAATGCAACAAATGCCCCAGGGAACGTATGCGGTAATTACTCACCACTAG
- a CDS encoding energy transducer TonB produces the protein MSLSNIAIAQREKEVKSLRSFLMYSLVGSLALHVGVLSLTIDNIWNRTAELEEEPIEVVLVDPPTPSPEPQQEPQPQPVIRNVTPPPPVTPPQPAPPQAATVALPPPQPVQQQPTQPKPVESARPEPAPQPAPSPPVAAAPQPVAPPSPTAPTTPAVQPVPQPAQPNEQLTAELRSIRDTRQAITTVPSPQPAPANTARPSVPSTPTQAPPASNATVAAGPSPRPAAPAPSAPSSNTDSGSGRLACRDCSKPRYPERARRQGIEGRTEVKVDVDAKGNVTNVQVARSSGNRELDEAAVRAARNWKFSSTPEGRQGVSAKVDFTLEGSQRSRQLEQERRQREAARRKRPAQQANTPQTPPRQNTGSASAPAKTPQRAPQQAATQPQRRVETAPPRRASDPAPQQRRQRVEAASPTPRQPARPAQQAAPPSQSNLRQSLRRQQQQSQPQQAAPANQGQSSLRDTLRRSRDQSSTPPSGE, from the coding sequence ATGAGCCTTTCCAACATTGCGATCGCGCAGCGAGAGAAGGAAGTAAAGTCACTGAGATCCTTTTTGATGTACAGCTTGGTCGGCTCACTAGCGTTGCATGTTGGAGTTTTGAGCTTGACGATTGACAATATTTGGAATCGGACAGCCGAGCTAGAAGAAGAACCCATAGAGGTAGTGCTTGTCGATCCGCCAACGCCATCTCCAGAACCCCAACAAGAGCCGCAGCCACAACCAGTTATCAGAAATGTCACGCCGCCTCCCCCTGTAACTCCACCGCAGCCTGCACCACCACAAGCAGCAACCGTTGCTTTGCCACCACCCCAACCCGTACAACAGCAGCCAACGCAGCCAAAGCCGGTAGAAAGTGCTAGACCAGAGCCAGCCCCGCAACCGGCGCCATCACCCCCAGTAGCCGCAGCCCCGCAACCAGTAGCACCACCATCACCGACCGCACCTACCACACCTGCGGTTCAACCAGTGCCTCAGCCTGCGCAACCCAACGAGCAGCTGACTGCCGAATTGCGATCGATACGCGATACGCGACAAGCAATAACGACAGTACCGAGTCCGCAACCCGCACCGGCAAATACTGCCCGACCGAGTGTTCCGAGCACTCCTACTCAAGCACCACCAGCAAGTAATGCAACTGTAGCAGCGGGTCCAAGTCCAAGACCAGCAGCACCCGCACCAAGTGCGCCTAGTAGCAATACCGATTCGGGTTCAGGACGTTTAGCGTGTCGCGATTGTAGTAAACCGCGGTATCCCGAACGTGCAAGACGTCAAGGTATTGAAGGACGAACTGAAGTCAAAGTCGATGTAGATGCGAAAGGTAATGTCACAAACGTGCAAGTCGCGCGTTCGAGTGGTAATAGAGAACTTGATGAAGCCGCAGTTCGCGCCGCTCGCAATTGGAAATTTAGTTCAACGCCCGAAGGTAGACAAGGAGTTTCGGCAAAAGTTGATTTTACTTTAGAAGGGTCGCAGCGATCGCGCCAACTCGAACAAGAGCGCAGACAACGCGAAGCCGCGCGAAGAAAACGCCCAGCACAACAAGCAAATACACCGCAAACACCGCCAAGACAGAATACCGGATCGGCAAGCGCACCAGCTAAAACACCGCAGCGCGCTCCTCAACAAGCCGCAACCCAACCACAGCGACGTGTAGAAACAGCACCACCGCGTCGTGCAAGCGATCCCGCACCGCAACAAAGAAGGCAACGCGTAGAAGCTGCTTCACCAACGCCTCGACAGCCAGCTAGACCTGCACAACAAGCTGCACCGCCAAGTCAGTCTAATCTGCGACAATCGCTGCGACGTCAGCAACAACAATCGCAGCCACAACAAGCAGCACCTGCGAACCAAGGGCAAAGTAGCTTGCGCGATACGTTGCGTCGTAGTAGAGACCAATCATCCACGCCACCTAGTGGTGAGTAA
- the fabF gene encoding beta-ketoacyl-ACP synthase II, whose protein sequence is MTDKEKKRVVVTGIGAITPIGNTPAEYWDGLLNGRSGIGPITLFDASHHKCRIAGEVKGFNPHDYLDSKDAKRMDRFAQLAVSASLQALADAQFVINELNAEQVGVIIGTGIGGIKVLEDQQTVYLNRGPDRCSPFMVPMMIANMAAGLTAIHIGAKGPNTCPVTACAAGSNAVGDAFRMIQRGYAQAMICGGAEAAVTPLSVAGFAAARTLSMRNDDPARASRPFDRDRDGFVMGEGAGILLLEELEHARSRGARIYAEIIGYGMTCDAYHMTSPVPGGEGATRAIQLALKDALLNPTQVDYINAHGTSTAMNDTTETAAMKKALGDHAYKVAISSTKSMTGHLLGGSGGIEAVATVLAIVHDQIPPTINLENPDPECDLDYVPNVARAQRVDVALSNSFGFGGHNVTLVFQKFTG, encoded by the coding sequence ATGACAGATAAGGAAAAAAAACGTGTTGTCGTCACAGGAATCGGCGCGATTACGCCAATTGGCAATACTCCAGCTGAGTACTGGGACGGGTTGCTCAATGGACGTAGTGGCATAGGTCCGATTACCTTGTTCGATGCCTCCCACCACAAATGCCGCATTGCCGGTGAAGTCAAAGGATTCAATCCCCACGATTACCTTGACAGCAAAGATGCCAAGCGTATGGACCGGTTTGCTCAATTGGCAGTGTCAGCCAGTTTACAAGCGCTTGCAGACGCACAGTTTGTCATTAATGAACTGAACGCAGAACAAGTGGGCGTTATTATTGGAACTGGCATCGGTGGCATTAAGGTCTTAGAAGACCAACAAACGGTATATCTCAATCGCGGTCCGGATCGCTGTAGCCCATTTATGGTGCCGATGATGATCGCGAACATGGCAGCAGGATTAACTGCAATTCATATCGGTGCTAAAGGTCCAAATACGTGTCCTGTCACCGCGTGTGCTGCGGGTTCTAACGCTGTGGGCGATGCATTTCGGATGATTCAGCGCGGTTATGCGCAAGCGATGATCTGTGGGGGTGCCGAAGCAGCAGTGACGCCGTTATCCGTTGCAGGCTTCGCTGCAGCCCGAACGCTATCAATGCGCAATGACGATCCTGCGCGCGCGAGTCGTCCTTTCGATCGCGATCGCGACGGATTTGTCATGGGAGAAGGTGCGGGAATTCTACTATTAGAAGAACTCGAACACGCCCGCAGCCGCGGCGCGCGGATTTATGCGGAAATTATCGGCTACGGCATGACGTGTGATGCGTATCATATGACATCACCTGTACCAGGTGGTGAAGGTGCGACACGAGCGATTCAACTTGCGTTGAAAGATGCATTGTTGAATCCAACGCAGGTCGACTACATCAACGCGCACGGTACGAGTACCGCGATGAATGACACTACAGAAACTGCCGCGATGAAAAAAGCATTGGGCGACCATGCATACAAAGTCGCAATTAGCTCAACAAAGTCGATGACTGGACATTTATTAGGCGGTTCGGGAGGTATCGAAGCGGTGGCAACTGTATTGGCGATCGTGCATGACCAAATTCCACCGACTATTAATTTAGAAAATCCCGATCCAGAATGTGACTTGGATTACGTACCTAACGTTGCTCGCGCTCAACGAGTCGATGTTGCTTTATCAAATTCGTTTGGTTTTGGCGGGCACAATGTAACTTTGGTATTTCAGAAGTTTACAGGCTAG
- a CDS encoding MotA/TolQ/ExbB proton channel family protein has translation MGISNLFVAGGIVMWPLLAFSIIAIALIIERIAFWARINRRQGRVVRDVLNLYRKDNVVGAIDKLKQNADLPMARIFLAALELEQPNPEEFRLALESEAQAEIPQLKRFNTIFDTIISLSPLLGLLGTVLGLINSFASLNLGDLGGTQTVGVTSGISEALVSTASGLVVAIFTLFFANTFRGLYQRQAALIQEYGGQMELLYRRRYEQQERTYAPTR, from the coding sequence ATGGGAATAAGTAATTTATTTGTGGCAGGCGGCATTGTGATGTGGCCGCTGTTGGCGTTTTCAATCATAGCGATCGCGCTAATTATCGAGCGGATTGCGTTTTGGGCAAGAATAAATCGCCGTCAAGGTCGGGTGGTGCGAGATGTATTGAATCTCTACCGGAAAGATAACGTTGTGGGTGCGATCGACAAACTAAAGCAGAATGCAGATTTACCCATGGCGCGAATTTTTTTAGCGGCACTCGAACTTGAACAACCGAATCCTGAAGAATTTCGTTTGGCTTTAGAAAGCGAAGCACAAGCAGAGATACCGCAACTTAAGCGGTTTAACACAATATTTGACACAATTATTAGTCTCTCGCCGCTCTTGGGTCTATTGGGTACTGTGTTGGGTTTAATCAACTCGTTTGCTTCACTCAATTTAGGCGATCTTGGCGGGACACAAACAGTTGGCGTGACATCAGGGATCAGTGAGGCCCTAGTCTCAACAGCTTCGGGACTCGTTGTTGCAATCTTCACGCTGTTTTTTGCGAACACTTTTCGCGGACTTTATCAACGGCAAGCCGCATTAATTCAAGAATATGGCGGGCAAATGGAATTATTATATCGCCGTCGTTACGAGCAGCAGGAGAGAACGTATGCGCCTACCAGATGA
- a CDS encoding CoB--CoM heterodisulfide reductase iron-sulfur subunit B family protein, giving the protein MSFHLKYAYFPGCVAQGACRELYQSTQALTQALGIELIELKKAACCGSGTFKEDSPLLEDTVNARNIALAEELNLPLLTHCSTCQGVIGRVDERLKEFRQTQPAYLEQVNDLLTQQGCLPYQGSTTVKHLLYALVSDYGLDEIEKRVSRRLSNIKCAAFYGCYLLRAQKSMPYDDPYNPQAMENIFRAIGAIPIYYRGRTQCCGWPLSSYATTQAFKMAGMHLQEALAAGADCMVTPCPLCHLNLDSRQPEVERVVGKKLGLPVLHLPQLIALALGIQPKELGLERHIVSTRPLLEKLGF; this is encoded by the coding sequence ATGTCTTTCCATCTCAAGTATGCCTACTTCCCTGGCTGTGTGGCGCAAGGTGCTTGCCGAGAACTTTATCAATCTACACAAGCTTTAACTCAAGCTCTAGGCATTGAACTGATCGAACTTAAGAAAGCTGCGTGTTGTGGTTCTGGCACATTTAAAGAAGATTCACCACTACTAGAAGATACTGTTAATGCTCGTAACATCGCGCTTGCTGAAGAATTAAATCTACCCTTACTAACACATTGCAGCACCTGTCAAGGTGTAATTGGTCGTGTTGACGAACGTTTAAAAGAGTTTCGGCAAACTCAACCTGCTTACCTAGAACAAGTTAACGATTTATTGACGCAACAAGGTTGTTTACCTTATCAGGGTAGCACTACTGTTAAACACCTGCTGTATGCACTTGTTTCCGATTATGGTTTAGATGAAATTGAAAAGCGCGTGTCGCGACGCTTAAGTAATATTAAGTGCGCGGCGTTTTATGGTTGCTATTTACTCCGTGCCCAAAAATCAATGCCTTACGACGATCCTTACAATCCCCAAGCAATGGAAAATATCTTTCGGGCGATCGGCGCAATACCAATCTACTATCGCGGACGAACTCAGTGCTGTGGTTGGCCGCTTTCTAGCTATGCCACGACGCAAGCTTTTAAAATGGCAGGAATGCATCTTCAAGAAGCCTTGGCTGCTGGTGCAGATTGTATGGTAACGCCGTGTCCTTTATGTCATCTCAACCTTGACTCGCGTCAACCCGAAGTCGAAAGAGTCGTTGGCAAAAAACTAGGTTTACCTGTATTGCACTTACCGCAGTTAATTGCTTTAGCATTGGGGATTCAGCCTAAAGAATTAGGTTTAGAACGACATATTGTTTCTACTCGTCCTTTATTAGAAAAATTAGGTTTTTAG
- a CDS encoding PepSY domain-containing protein gives MMTKKLHNFAFQLHRYIGLLIGLITAIVGFAGSCLVFRQEIDHFLVCSRFGRVVPQQSISIEAIVDAVRTAYRNLTLDSVSIPLATDVPYSVWLKSVDDQWTEVFVNPYTADILGTRPWENSLYGIVYRIHYQLLAGRIGFIIVGIAAFLLFIACITGIVLWPGWRKLINGFKIKWTARLQRVSFDIHKVVGIITALFLAMIAFTGFCWNFAEFTKPIIYAIAQTPQLAEPTSTRPTTTHQSFVTLNEILLKADAALPGAVTTNISLPSTPEGTFKISKKFPQEKGNSGRSEVYIDQYTGEILQIRDSRSLPFADAILHAFTLIHYGTFGGLPTRLFYLFVGLSPTILMVTGFVMWWHKNKKKLPPKRNYQS, from the coding sequence ATGATGACCAAAAAACTCCACAACTTTGCCTTTCAACTGCATCGCTATATAGGTTTACTCATAGGATTAATCACTGCAATTGTTGGTTTTGCAGGTAGTTGCTTAGTCTTTCGGCAAGAAATTGACCACTTTCTAGTTTGCAGTCGGTTTGGACGCGTAGTACCGCAACAGTCAATATCAATTGAGGCAATAGTGGATGCTGTTAGAACAGCTTATCGCAATCTGACGCTTGACTCAGTGAGTATACCTCTAGCAACAGACGTACCATATAGCGTATGGCTAAAATCAGTCGACGATCAATGGACAGAAGTCTTTGTCAACCCCTATACAGCAGACATTTTAGGTACGCGCCCATGGGAAAACTCCTTGTACGGTATCGTGTATCGCATACATTATCAACTCTTAGCAGGCAGAATAGGATTCATTATTGTTGGAATTGCTGCCTTTTTATTATTTATTGCGTGTATCACAGGTATTGTCCTTTGGCCTGGATGGAGAAAACTAATTAATGGCTTCAAAATTAAATGGACAGCTCGTCTTCAGCGCGTCAGCTTTGATATCCATAAAGTAGTAGGAATTATCACCGCTTTATTCCTAGCAATGATTGCTTTTACAGGCTTTTGTTGGAATTTTGCTGAGTTTACTAAACCAATCATTTATGCGATCGCTCAGACTCCCCAGCTTGCTGAACCTACCTCTACACGACCTACTACAACGCATCAATCGTTTGTTACTCTCAATGAGATTCTTTTGAAAGCAGATGCTGCGTTACCTGGGGCTGTGACAACTAATATTAGTCTACCAAGTACACCCGAAGGAACTTTTAAAATTAGCAAAAAGTTTCCCCAAGAAAAAGGTAACTCTGGTCGCAGTGAGGTGTACATAGACCAATACACTGGCGAAATACTGCAAATCCGCGATTCGCGATCGCTACCTTTCGCTGACGCGATCTTACATGCTTTTACGCTGATTCATTATGGTACTTTCGGCGGCTTACCCACCCGTCTATTTTATTTGTTTGTCGGACTGTCGCCGACTATTTTAATGGTCACTGGTTTTGTTATGTGGTGGCATAAAAATAAAAAGAAGTTGCCGCCAAAACGCAATTACCAATCGTAA
- a CDS encoding biopolymer transporter ExbD: MRLPDEPENTAAINIVPMIDVIFAILTFFIMSTLFLTRSQSLPVNLPKATTTQVQRSSTITVTLDNRGQLALNRQPVDLATLESRVSSLIAPNQEAVVVLNADEQVNHGQVIAVMDQIRRVPGARLAIAAQRP, translated from the coding sequence ATGCGCCTACCAGATGAGCCAGAAAATACTGCAGCGATCAATATCGTACCGATGATTGATGTGATTTTTGCGATTTTGACATTTTTTATCATGTCTACGCTGTTTCTTACGCGATCGCAAAGCTTGCCAGTCAATTTGCCTAAAGCTACCACGACGCAAGTTCAACGGTCATCGACGATTACTGTGACGTTAGATAATCGCGGTCAACTTGCACTGAATCGCCAACCTGTTGATTTAGCGACATTAGAAAGTCGAGTTTCTAGTTTAATTGCACCAAATCAAGAAGCCGTTGTCGTGCTCAATGCTGACGAACAAGTCAATCACGGTCAAGTGATTGCAGTGATGGATCAAATTCGTCGAGTTCCTGGAGCAAGACTTGCGATCGCCGCACAAAGACCTTAG
- the tkt gene encoding transketolase has translation MAVATQSLEELCINSIRFLAIDAVEKAKSGHPGLPMGAAPMAFVLWDRFMRFNPKNPAWFNRDRFLLSAGHGSMLLYALLYLTGYEDLTLEDLKQFRQWESKTPGHPENFMNPGVEITTGPLGQGIANGVGIAMAEAHLAAKFNKPDFPIVDHYTYVILGDGCNMEGVSSEACSLAGHLGLGKLIALYDDNHISIDGSTDLAFTEDVGKRFEAYGWHVQVVEDGNTDLDAIHKAIEVAKSVTDKPSLIKVRTTIGYGSPNKANTRHAHGEALGADEVKATREHLGWEYGPFEVPEDALKHWRQAIDRGAKLEQEWNELFARYKEQYPEEARLLERMHAAELPEGWDSVLPTYTPEDKGVATRVHSGNCLNAIAEVLPELIGGSADLAPSNNTLLKTSGDFQKGQYENRYIRFGVREHGMGAICNGLALDGSGLIPYGATFLVFTDYMRAAIRLSALSEAGVIYVMTHDSIALGEDGPTHQPIEHLASLRAIPDLYVIRPADGNETSGAYKVAIEAARGKRYGNKTRPSILALTRQAVPNLEGTSIEGVTKGAYILSDSDGTPDLILIGTGSETQLCVKAAEQLRSEGKKVRVVSMPCWEVFEEQDAEYRESVLPKAVKKRVSVEAGSTFGWCRYVGDEGIAIGIDQYGSSAPGAVCMEKFGFTVDNVVAKAKAVLG, from the coding sequence ATGGCTGTTGCAACCCAATCCCTCGAAGAACTTTGTATTAATTCAATCCGTTTTCTCGCAATCGATGCTGTAGAAAAGGCAAAGTCTGGTCACCCAGGGCTGCCAATGGGCGCAGCTCCAATGGCTTTTGTCTTATGGGATCGATTTATGCGATTCAACCCCAAAAATCCTGCTTGGTTCAACCGCGATCGCTTTTTGTTATCCGCAGGACACGGCAGTATGCTATTGTATGCCTTGCTGTACCTGACAGGTTACGAGGACTTGACGCTCGAAGACCTCAAGCAGTTCCGCCAGTGGGAGTCAAAAACTCCTGGACACCCAGAAAACTTTATGAATCCTGGGGTAGAAATTACAACGGGTCCTTTGGGTCAAGGTATTGCCAATGGCGTTGGCATTGCTATGGCTGAGGCTCACCTAGCTGCTAAGTTTAATAAACCTGATTTTCCGATTGTTGACCACTACACCTACGTGATTTTAGGTGATGGATGCAATATGGAAGGCGTCTCAAGCGAAGCTTGTTCGTTAGCTGGACACTTGGGGCTTGGTAAGCTGATTGCTTTATACGACGATAACCACATTTCCATCGACGGCTCGACCGATCTTGCGTTTACCGAAGATGTTGGTAAGCGCTTTGAGGCTTACGGCTGGCACGTCCAAGTAGTCGAAGACGGCAATACCGATTTAGATGCCATCCATAAAGCAATAGAAGTTGCTAAATCTGTCACTGACAAACCTTCTTTAATTAAAGTAAGAACCACAATCGGCTACGGATCGCCGAACAAAGCTAATACTCGCCACGCGCACGGTGAAGCGTTAGGGGCGGATGAAGTCAAAGCAACGCGCGAACACCTCGGTTGGGAGTATGGACCGTTTGAAGTTCCCGAAGATGCACTGAAGCATTGGCGTCAAGCGATCGACCGCGGTGCAAAATTAGAGCAAGAGTGGAATGAATTATTTGCGCGCTACAAAGAGCAATATCCTGAAGAAGCACGTCTGTTAGAGCGGATGCACGCAGCGGAACTACCTGAAGGTTGGGATTCGGTGCTACCTACCTACACTCCCGAAGACAAAGGAGTTGCCACCCGCGTGCACTCAGGTAATTGCTTAAATGCGATCGCAGAAGTGCTTCCTGAACTTATCGGTGGTTCGGCTGACTTGGCTCCTTCGAACAACACGTTGCTCAAGACTTCTGGTGACTTCCAAAAAGGTCAGTACGAAAATCGCTACATCCGTTTTGGCGTACGCGAACATGGCATGGGCGCAATTTGTAATGGTCTGGCGCTCGATGGTTCGGGACTGATTCCTTATGGTGCGACGTTCCTCGTATTTACCGATTATATGCGTGCGGCAATTCGTCTTTCGGCGTTGTCGGAAGCTGGCGTAATTTATGTTATGACGCACGACTCGATTGCACTGGGTGAAGATGGTCCAACACACCAACCGATTGAACACCTCGCTTCGTTGCGGGCAATTCCTGATTTGTACGTAATCCGCCCTGCGGATGGTAATGAAACTTCTGGCGCTTACAAAGTCGCGATCGAAGCTGCGCGGGGTAAGCGTTATGGCAACAAAACACGGCCTTCTATTCTAGCGCTGACGCGCCAAGCTGTACCCAACCTAGAAGGTACTTCGATTGAAGGCGTGACTAAGGGTGCGTATATCTTATCGGATAGCGATGGCACCCCTGACTTGATTTTGATTGGTACAGGTAGCGAAACTCAACTGTGTGTCAAAGCGGCTGAACAGTTACGCTCTGAAGGCAAGAAAGTGAGAGTTGTTTCGATGCCTTGCTGGGAAGTCTTTGAAGAACAAGACGCAGAGTATCGCGAATCGGTACTGCCTAAGGCAGTGAAAAAGCGCGTATCCGTTGAAGCTGGCTCGACATTTGGCTGGTGTCGTTACGTAGGTGATGAAGGTATTGCGATCGGTATCGATCAGTATGGTTCTTCGGCTCCTGGTGCGGTTTGTATGGAGAAGTTTGGCTTTACTGTTGATAACGTCGTCGCAAAAGCAAAAGCCGTCTTAGGCTAA